The Flavobacteriales bacterium genome contains the following window.
TGAGCGACGTGGAAGGCGTACGCAACTTGGTGGGCACTGGGCTGGTGCAGCTCATCGGCGGAACGCTCACGGCGCTGATCTCGCTCATGTGGCTCATCTATATCAGCCCGTGGATGACGCTCTTCGTACTGGTGCCGGTGGCCTTCTTCGCCTTCGTGGCCATGAAGGCTTTTGGCAAGATCCGGCCCATCTTCCGCACACGCGGCGTGATCAATGCCGAGGTGACGGGCCGCCTCACCGAAACGCTGAACGGTGTGCGCGTGATCAAGGGCTTCGGTGCGGAAGAGCAGGAGAACAAGACCTTCGAGAAAGGGGTGCAGCGTTTGTTCGACAACGTAAAGACCAGCCTCACGGCCACTTCGTTCATCAGCAGCATGAGCACACTCTTGCTCGGTTTGGCCAGCGCAGGCATCATGGGCATCGGTGCGTACCAGATGGTTGGCGGCGACCTCACCAGCGGCGAGTTCGTGCAGTTCACTGTGCTGCTGGGCTTCATGATCGCGCCCATCGTGCAGATGAGCAACATAGGCAGCCAGCTCACTGAAGCTTTCGCCGGCTTGGACCGCACCGAGGAGATCATGAAGATGCAGCCTGAGGATGTGGTGGACGATCGCCCGATCCAGATCACTGACGTGAAGGGCGACATCGCTTTTCACGATGTGCGTTTTGCCTACGAGGAGGACAAGGATGTCCTGCACGGCATCAGCTTCGAAGCTTCAAAAGGTTCGGTGATCGCTTTGGTGGGGACCAGCGGCAGTGGCAAGAGCACCATAGCGGGATTGGTCGCCACCTTCCTCACGCCCACTTCAGGGAAAGTCACGGTGGATGGTAACGACCTGAGCCGGGTGAACCTCGCCAGCTACCGCCGTCACCTGGGCGTGGTGCTCCAGGACGACTTCCTCTTCGAAGGCACGATCCGCGAGAACATCCTTTTCCCGCGACCGGACGCCACTGAAGAACAATTGTTGAAGGCGGTGAAAGGCGCCTACGTGAACGAGTTTACCGACCGCATGGAACTGGGGCTCAATACCGTGATCGGCGAGCGCGGCGTGAAGCTGAGCGGCGGTCAACGCCAGCGTGTGGCCATTGCGCGCGCCATGCTGGCCGACCCGAAGATCCTGATCCTGGACGAGGCCACCAGCAACCTGGACACCGAGAGCGAGGCGCTGATCCAGAAGAGCTTGAACGAGCTCGTGAAGGACCGTACCACATTCGTCATCGCCCACCGATTGAGCACCATCCGCCAGGCCACCGAGATCCTGGTGATCGAACATGGACGCATCGCCGAGCGCGGCACGCACGCCGAACTCATTGCCAAGGAGGGTCGCTATTTCGAGCTCTACACCTACCAAGCAAGGATCTGACGACCACACCGGTCGGCCATCCCATCCGATCCACCCGGACATTGGCACCGTATGTGGAGGCGGAACGACCAAAACCATCAACAACTTTGCACATGCGTCAATCCCTCTTGGTCTGCTTCGCCGCCCTGGCCACCACCTTGGGTTGCGCCCAAGCCGACACCCCGAACGCACCACCTTCCACGGCACAACCGAACATGAACCCGCACTACAGCCGCACCGACACCACCAAGCTGACCGTGAGCGACGCCGAGTGGAAACGCATCCTGCCCGAAGAGCTCTACTACATCGCCCGGGAAGCCGGCACCGAACGGGCCTTCACCGGCAAGTACTGGGACTTTGAAGGCACTGGCACATACTACTGCGCAGTGTGCGGCAATCCGCTCTTCAAAAGCGACAGCAAGTTCGGGAGCGGCTGCGGCTGGCCGAGCTTCTACGAGACCATACGACCGAACAGCGTCGCTTACATCGTGGACCGCAGCCATGGCATGGTGCGCGAGGAAGTGCGTTGCGGCCGTTGCAACAGCCACCTGGGCCACGTGTTCGACGACGGCCCGCCACCGACCGGCAAGCGCTTCTGCATGAATTCGCCGGTGCTCGACTTCGAGCCTGGGACGAAATGAGGATGAGCTCCTAGCCTATTCGTCGGAGGGTCGGGGGCACTATCCGTTCATCCCGTCGCGCTGCACACTCCCGACCGAGGTTGCCGCCAACAACCGAACGGTCTCCTATAAGCGACTTCCTTAGCGGCCACCTCCGTCAGGCCCCACATGCTCGGTTTCCTGCTCGCCACCGCCTACCTCGCCCTCTTCCTGCTGGCGGTCCACAAGCTGCGCTTCTTCGGTGGGCCCGCACTTGGCAAGCGGTTCCTGATGGTCGTGCTGGTGCTGAAGGTGCTGGCAGGCACGGGCGTGTGGTGGCTCTACACCTACCACTACACCAACCGCAGCGATGCCGACATCTACAAGTTCTTCGACAGCAGCGCGGTGATGTACGATGCCCTGTGGACGAACCCCGGCGACTTCTTCCGCATGCTGCTGGGCATCGCCAACGACAACGGCTACTTCGACATCACCTACTACAAGCGCATCGACCATTGGTACCGCGAGTACGAGAGCAACCTGTACAACGACGCCCACACAATGATCCGCTTCAATGCCTTCGTGCGGATCTTTTCGTTCGGGCACTATCACGTGCACACGGTGTTCATGTGTTTCCTCTCACTGGTCGGATCCGTGTGCCTGCACCGCGCTTTCCTGCCGTGGATGCAAGGCAAGGAACGGGCGCTGGCCGTGGCCGTCTTCCTGCTGCCCGGTGTGCTGTTCTGGGGCAGCGCGGTCATCAAGGAGTCGTTGCTGATGTTCGGCCTGGGCGTGTTCCTGCTGCATGTGTTCCGGTCAGTGAGCGGGCAGGGACATTGGTCATCGCTCTTCGCGATCGCGTTCAGCACGGCGCTGCTTTTCGTCCTGAAATTCTACGTGCTTGCATGCCTGCTGCCGGGCCTGCTGGCATGGGCGATTTGCGCACGGTGGAAGAAGGCGCCCGCGCTCGTCGTCTTCACCAGTGTGATGCTGGTATGCGTGCTCTTGGCCTTGAACATGCAACGCATCCTGCCGGGCTACGACCTGCTCCATCTCTTCAGCGTGAAGCAGAAGGACATGTACGGACTTGCGGCCGCCACCAACGCCGGCAGCGTGGTGTACGTACCGAAGCTCACCACGGAATGGCGGAGCTTCCTCGCGGCGGCCCCCATCGCGTTCTTCAACGCGTTCCTGGGCCCGAGCGTTTTGCTCAAAGGCGGAGCGCTTTCGTTGCCGCCCGCCGTGGAGAACCTGGTTCTCTTGGCCGCACTGGTACTTGCGATCGCGTTCCGGCAACGCACCGGCATGGACCGCGCCATGCTGCTCCTGCTCATCAGTTACTGCGCACTGCTGATGCTCGTCATTGGCTGGACCACACCAGTAATGGGCGCGCTGGTGCGCTATCGTGTGCCGCTCCTGCCGTTCATGGCCATCATCGCCCTGCTTGTTGTTGACCATCGTAGGCTTGTGGCCCGCTGGCCGAAACTGAACCTGCTCTTCCCATGACATCCCGCGCCCTCTTCGCACTGCTTGCACTGACCTTGCTCCCAGCTTGCAAGTACAACCACATCGACGGCGATCTCGTGGTGCACAACGCCCACATCGTGTCCCTCGATGCGGAAGAGAAAGTGTACCAAGCAATGGCCATCAAGGACGGGCGCATCCTGGAGTTGGGTGCCGAGCAGCAGATCCGCAACAAGTACAACGCCACGGAGACGTACAACGCTGCTGGGCAATGGATCTACCCCGGCTTCATCGACGGCCATTGCCACTTCCTGGGCTATGGCCTCAACAAGCAGAAGGTGGACTTGCTGGGCTGCACCAGCGCCGATGACCTGCTGGCCCGGGTGGAAACCTTTGCCAAAGCACACCCGGACAAGGAGTGGATCATTGGCCGCGGCTGGGACCAGAATGATTGGGCCGTGAAGCTGTATCCCGACAATGCACGTCTGAACGAGTTGTTCCCGGATCGGCCAGTGCTCCTGCAACGCATCGATGGGCACGCGGCACTGGTGAACGACGCTGCCTTGCTGAAGACCGGTCTCGATTTGAACAAACAGATCGACGGCGGCCAGATGCTTATGCGCGATGGCCGCTTCACCGGCATCCTGGTGGACAATGCTGTGGAGGTCTTCCAAAAGATCTTCGATGATGCACCTGAACCGGAGAAGCGCAAGGCCTTGCTCGAAGCCCAGCGCGATTGTTTCGCTGCAGGCCTTACCGGTGTGCATGATGCCGGGCTCGACATCGGCACCATCGAACTCATCGAGAAAATGCAGGCCGAGGGCGTGCTGAAGATGCGCATCAACGCCATGGTGGCCGACCAACCGGGCAACCTGGAGCACTTCGCCAAGCGCGGCGTCATAAAGACCGACCGCCTGCGCGTGGGCACCGTGAAGGTTTACGGCGATGGTGCGCTCGGCTCACGAGGTGCTTTGTTGTTGGAGCCGTATGCGGACGACAGCACGCATCACGGCCTCATGCTGCACCCACGCGAGCACTTCGCGGAAGTGGCGCAATGGTGCATGGCGAACAACTACCAGATGGCCACGCATTGCATCGGTGACAGCGCCAACCGCTTGGTGCTGGACGTGTACGGCGAAGTGCTGAAGCAACAGAACGACAAGCGCTGGCGCATCGAGCATGCTCAGGTGGTGGACCCGGCCGATCAGCAACTCTTCACCAAGTACAATGTGATCCCCAGCGTGCAGCCCACGCACGCCACCAGCGATGCACCTTGGGCGGGTGTACGACTGGGCGATGCGCGCCTGCCGAACGCATACGCCTGCAAGCAGCTGCAAGGTGCCATCGGCATGCTCGCGCTCGGCACCGATTTCCCGGTGGAAGCCATCGATCCGTTGGCCACCTACTTCGCTGCGGTTGAACGCACGCCGAAACTGCTGCCTTCGGACGCTCCGGGCATCTATCCCTACATGCCCGACCAAGCCCTCTCCCGTATCGATGCGCTGCGCGGCATGACCATCTGGAACGCCATCGCCGCCTTCGAAGAAGCGGAGAAGGGGACCTTGGAAGTTGGCAAGTTGGCCGACTTCGTGGTGGTTGACAGGGACCTGCTGAAAGTGAGCGCCGAGCAGCTGCGTAAGGCGCGCGTCCTTGCGACCTACGTCGGTGGTGAAGCCGTCTCCGAACGGTAGAAACCACCGGACGTCGGACAAGTCGCAGCCTTCATCGAACCCGTTTGATGCGCACTAAACCGCTCCGTTAACTCGCGGTCAATCCGCTGTTAACGGAACCTTATGCGCATCCTCTTCTCCCTTTTCCTCGCGGGCTGGGCCGCGGGCCAATTGTGCCATGCCCAGAACCTGCCCCAGATGATCAACATCAGCGACGATGGCCGCATGCTCACCACGGGCGACCAGAACAGCAAGGGCTTCTACGACGAGGACACGGTTAAGGCCATCTACCTCAGCTTCCAACAGCCCAACCACTGGACGCTCTTACAGAACAACTACAGCAGTCAGACGCCCATACCGGCCCTGCTGTCTTACGATGGCACCACCTACAGCGATGTGGGCGTGCGCTTCAAGGGCGAGACGAGCTACTTCATGCTGCCGCCCGGTTCGGAGAAGATGAGCTTCGACATCGACATGAACACCTACAGCGCGCAGGACATCGACGGCTACGAGTCGTTGAACCTGAACAACGGTTTCCAGGACAACAGCATGATGCGCGAGGTGATGTTCAGCCACCTCATCCGCCGCCATGTGCCCGCCGCGAAGGCCAACTACGTGAAGCTGTACATCAACGGCGAGAACTGGGGACTCTACGCGAACGTCCAAGGCCTCAGTGGCGAGTTCCTCGACGAATGGTATTACAGCAACAACGGCGACCGCTGGCGCGCCGCACGGCCCGACGGCCAGAACATGGGCGGCTGGGGCGACGGCACCGGCGGCCTCAACTTCCTCGGCAATGACAGCACCGACTACCAGGACTACTACACGCTGCAGAACGGCAAGACGGAATTCCCATGGGACAATCTGGTGAAGGTCTGCGATGAGCTGAACAACACGCCGCTCGCCCAATTGGAGGACTCGCTGGGC
Protein-coding sequences here:
- a CDS encoding ABC transporter ATP-binding protein; its protein translation is MRAAGGSLPKAKPSVTWRTAFRQFIWPRRKNVFIGLVLIVISRVAGMVLPGSTKYLLDDVVGKNDLDMLWILLAAVVGALIIQSVTSYILTQLLSVEAQLLISQLRTQVQRKILSLPISFFDNTKSGALVSRIMSDVEGVRNLVGTGLVQLIGGTLTALISLMWLIYISPWMTLFVLVPVAFFAFVAMKAFGKIRPIFRTRGVINAEVTGRLTETLNGVRVIKGFGAEEQENKTFEKGVQRLFDNVKTSLTATSFISSMSTLLLGLASAGIMGIGAYQMVGGDLTSGEFVQFTVLLGFMIAPIVQMSNIGSQLTEAFAGLDRTEEIMKMQPEDVVDDRPIQITDVKGDIAFHDVRFAYEEDKDVLHGISFEASKGSVIALVGTSGSGKSTIAGLVATFLTPTSGKVTVDGNDLSRVNLASYRRHLGVVLQDDFLFEGTIRENILFPRPDATEEQLLKAVKGAYVNEFTDRMELGLNTVIGERGVKLSGGQRQRVAIARAMLADPKILILDEATSNLDTESEALIQKSLNELVKDRTTFVIAHRLSTIRQATEILVIEHGRIAERGTHAELIAKEGRYFELYTYQARI
- the msrB gene encoding peptide-methionine (R)-S-oxide reductase MsrB, coding for MRQSLLVCFAALATTLGCAQADTPNAPPSTAQPNMNPHYSRTDTTKLTVSDAEWKRILPEELYYIAREAGTERAFTGKYWDFEGTGTYYCAVCGNPLFKSDSKFGSGCGWPSFYETIRPNSVAYIVDRSHGMVREEVRCGRCNSHLGHVFDDGPPPTGKRFCMNSPVLDFEPGTK
- a CDS encoding amidohydrolase, which codes for MTSRALFALLALTLLPACKYNHIDGDLVVHNAHIVSLDAEEKVYQAMAIKDGRILELGAEQQIRNKYNATETYNAAGQWIYPGFIDGHCHFLGYGLNKQKVDLLGCTSADDLLARVETFAKAHPDKEWIIGRGWDQNDWAVKLYPDNARLNELFPDRPVLLQRIDGHAALVNDAALLKTGLDLNKQIDGGQMLMRDGRFTGILVDNAVEVFQKIFDDAPEPEKRKALLEAQRDCFAAGLTGVHDAGLDIGTIELIEKMQAEGVLKMRINAMVADQPGNLEHFAKRGVIKTDRLRVGTVKVYGDGALGSRGALLLEPYADDSTHHGLMLHPREHFAEVAQWCMANNYQMATHCIGDSANRLVLDVYGEVLKQQNDKRWRIEHAQVVDPADQQLFTKYNVIPSVQPTHATSDAPWAGVRLGDARLPNAYACKQLQGAIGMLALGTDFPVEAIDPLATYFAAVERTPKLLPSDAPGIYPYMPDQALSRIDALRGMTIWNAIAAFEEAEKGTLEVGKLADFVVVDRDLLKVSAEQLRKARVLATYVGGEAVSER